The following are encoded together in the Bacillus sp. V2I10 genome:
- the ssb gene encoding single-stranded DNA-binding protein encodes MINSVTLVGRLTKDPEMRYTAEGAPVANITLAVSRSFKNAAGDMDTDFVNCTLWRKTAENTANYCRKGSIVGVSGRIQTRSYENSEGRRVYVTEVVADSVRFMGGKTRELAVTEK; translated from the coding sequence GTGATTAATTCAGTCACGCTGGTCGGACGCTTAACGAAAGATCCGGAAATGCGCTACACAGCAGAAGGGGCGCCTGTCGCCAATATCACACTCGCAGTGAGCCGGTCTTTTAAAAATGCAGCGGGTGACATGGACACAGACTTCGTCAACTGCACCCTGTGGAGAAAAACGGCAGAAAACACAGCCAACTATTGCCGCAAGGGTTCAATCGTAGGCGTATCCGGACGCATCCAGACCCGCAGCTACGAAAACTCGGAAGGCAGGCGCGTCTATGTCACAGAAGTAGTAGCGGACTCCGTACGCTTCATGGGCGGCAAAACCCGTGAACTTGCAGTAACAGAAAAATAA
- the galU gene encoding UTP--glucose-1-phosphate uridylyltransferase GalU: protein MQKVRKAIIPAAGLGTRFLPATKAQPKEMLPIVDKPTIQYIIEEAVASGIEDIIIVTGRGKRAIEDHFDKSYELEETLAKKGKFEQLKEVQEISKLANIHYIRQKEPLGLGHAIACASRFIGNEPFAVLLGDDIVNSPEKPCLKQLIDVYERYTSSVIGVQQVPNEDVSKYGVISISNGEIENKVFHIDNLVEKPKLEEAPSNYAIMGRYILRPEIFNILKNLEPGAGGEIQLTDAIKKLNELQMVVGCEFEGQRYDVGDKLGFIKATVEFALERNDLKLQIVDYLKSVLKTEEVNQ from the coding sequence ATGCAAAAAGTAAGAAAAGCGATCATTCCAGCAGCGGGGTTAGGAACGAGATTTTTACCGGCAACTAAGGCTCAACCGAAAGAAATGCTGCCAATCGTAGATAAACCTACAATTCAGTATATTATCGAGGAAGCAGTAGCTTCAGGAATAGAAGATATTATTATTGTTACAGGCAGAGGCAAAAGAGCGATTGAAGATCATTTTGATAAGTCGTATGAGTTGGAAGAGACTCTTGCTAAGAAGGGGAAGTTTGAGCAGTTAAAAGAAGTCCAAGAGATTTCTAAACTAGCAAACATTCACTATATTCGTCAAAAAGAACCATTAGGATTGGGTCATGCTATCGCCTGCGCTAGTCGTTTTATAGGGAATGAACCTTTTGCTGTTTTGCTAGGCGATGATATTGTGAACTCACCTGAAAAACCTTGTTTAAAACAATTGATCGATGTGTATGAAAGATATACCTCGTCAGTCATTGGAGTTCAACAAGTTCCTAATGAAGATGTTTCTAAATATGGTGTGATTTCTATTAGTAACGGTGAGATTGAAAATAAAGTATTTCATATTGATAATTTAGTTGAAAAACCAAAATTAGAAGAAGCGCCTTCTAATTATGCAATCATGGGACGTTATATTCTAAGACCAGAGATTTTTAATATACTAAAGAACCTTGAACCGGGTGCCGGTGGGGAAATTCAATTGACAGATGCGATTAAGAAGTTAAATGAATTGCAAATGGTTGTTGGTTGTGAATTTGAGGGACAACGTTATGATGTTGGAGATAAGCTTGGTTTTATAAAGGCTACGGTGGAGTTTGCTTTAGAGCGGAATGATTTGAAACTTCAAATTGTAGATTATTTAAAAAGTGTTTTAAAAACCGAAGAAGTGAATCAGTAA
- a CDS encoding tyrosine-protein phosphatase — protein sequence MIDIHCHILPGVDDGAADLNESLEMAKAAFDEGIKTIIATPHHQNGRYENNKATVTKGIEVLREAIDHANIPLTIMPGQEVRLYGELLQDYDSDLILSLNQANYILIEFPSNHVPRYAEQMLFDLQMKGLTPIIAHPERNAEIIEHPTILYNLIKKGACSQITAASLTGEFGKKIKKFSHQLIEAKLTHFIASDAHNTSNRRFKWNEAMNVLKKEYGRGSQYYFVENAELLVSGQSIYKESPERIKRKKLLGLF from the coding sequence TTGATCGATATACACTGCCACATATTGCCCGGAGTGGATGATGGAGCAGCCGATTTGAATGAAAGCCTTGAAATGGCCAAAGCAGCATTTGACGAAGGAATCAAAACAATCATAGCAACCCCTCATCACCAAAATGGTCGCTATGAAAACAACAAGGCAACAGTCACTAAAGGGATCGAAGTGCTAAGAGAAGCGATAGATCACGCAAATATACCGCTAACCATTATGCCAGGTCAAGAAGTCAGATTGTACGGAGAGCTTCTGCAGGATTATGACTCTGATTTAATTCTTTCGCTCAATCAAGCAAACTACATTCTAATAGAATTCCCATCGAATCACGTACCTAGGTATGCAGAACAAATGCTGTTCGATTTACAGATGAAAGGCTTAACTCCAATCATCGCACATCCTGAAAGAAATGCAGAAATCATTGAGCATCCTACCATTCTCTATAACCTTATAAAAAAAGGGGCATGCTCACAAATTACAGCTGCAAGTTTGACAGGAGAGTTTGGGAAAAAGATCAAAAAGTTCTCTCATCAGCTAATTGAAGCTAAACTCACACATTTTATCGCTTCCGATGCTCATAACACTTCAAATCGAAGATTCAAGTGGAATGAAGCTATGAATGTATTGAAAAAAGAATACGGAAGAGGAAGCCAATACTACTTCGTAGAAAACGCAGAATTATTAGTCAGTGGACAATCAATCTACAAAGAAAGTCCAGAACGGATCAAACGAAAAAAGCTATTAGGCTTATTTTAG
- a CDS encoding YwpF-like family protein gives MKTFRLVGLTIEVQGENGARLEEIPLSDGLIINKEDGENHWMIEALLAKEHRSYFETLSQKNKELHLYVTISKKTNKPAEIVAMIKSIMVLEEHISVLFEGRMLARKAKHEPEKLLEDLLRKGLHGEGLKQAFKQKLKEQRELNVKKSAQA, from the coding sequence ATGAAAACGTTTAGACTCGTAGGGCTGACCATTGAAGTGCAGGGAGAAAATGGTGCTCGTTTAGAAGAAATTCCTTTATCGGACGGACTGATCATCAACAAAGAAGACGGGGAAAATCACTGGATGATTGAAGCTCTTTTAGCAAAGGAACACCGCTCATATTTTGAAACACTCTCGCAAAAGAATAAAGAGCTGCATCTATATGTAACGATTTCCAAGAAAACCAACAAACCCGCCGAGATCGTGGCGATGATTAAATCCATTATGGTCCTGGAAGAACATATTTCTGTCTTATTTGAGGGGCGGATGCTCGCGCGGAAAGCAAAGCACGAGCCTGAAAAATTGCTTGAGGATCTGCTGAGGAAAGGTCTGCACGGTGAAGGCCTAAAGCAGGCTTTCAAACAAAAGCTAAAGGAACAAAGAGAATTAAACGTGAAAAAGTCCGCTCAAGCGTGA
- a CDS encoding YveK family protein, which produces MEETISLKELFTTLKKRLGLILIITAIATMTSGVVSYFFITPIYQTSTQILVNQSQPDQQQFNPNQIQTNLQLINTYNVIIKSPAILDKVKSELNLKESTGALNSKITVGSEKDSQVVLITVQDEDPEKAALIANTVATTFQSEIKNIMKVDNVSILSKADIGEQLSPIKPKPVLNMAIAFVVGLMSGVGLAFLLEYLDNTIKDEQEIEKLLELPVLGSIALMDRDDELEEKQVKPSKTTRARGENYGA; this is translated from the coding sequence GTGGAGGAAACCATTAGTCTGAAAGAACTGTTCACCACGCTAAAGAAGCGTCTTGGTCTCATACTTATCATCACAGCCATCGCAACAATGACGAGCGGAGTTGTCAGTTACTTCTTTATCACACCTATTTACCAAACTTCTACCCAAATCCTAGTCAACCAATCTCAGCCCGATCAGCAGCAATTCAACCCAAACCAAATCCAAACAAACCTGCAATTAATAAATACATACAACGTTATTATTAAAAGCCCAGCTATTTTGGACAAAGTGAAAAGTGAATTGAATTTAAAAGAAAGCACGGGAGCATTAAATAGCAAAATTACGGTAGGCAGCGAAAAGGATTCACAAGTTGTCCTTATTACCGTACAAGATGAAGATCCAGAAAAAGCAGCTTTAATTGCGAACACAGTTGCTACAACGTTTCAATCAGAAATCAAAAACATCATGAAAGTAGACAATGTCAGCATCCTTTCAAAGGCAGACATCGGTGAACAGCTTTCACCAATAAAACCTAAACCCGTTTTAAACATGGCGATTGCATTTGTTGTCGGATTAATGTCAGGTGTCGGACTTGCATTTTTACTTGAGTATCTAGATAACACCATTAAAGACGAGCAGGAAATTGAAAAGCTGCTTGAGCTACCAGTCTTAGGATCTATTGCTTTAATGGACCGTGACGATGAATTAGAAGAAAAACAAGTGAAGCCATCCAAAACCACTAGAGCAAGAGGTGAAAACTATGGCGCGTAA
- the fabZ gene encoding 3-hydroxyacyl-ACP dehydratase FabZ encodes MLDITQIKEIIPHRYPFLLIDKILEVDEGKRAIGLKNVTANEEFFNGHFPEYPVMPGVLIVEALAQVGAVAMLIKEENRGRLAFFAGIDNCRFKKQVTPGDQLRLEVEIIRLRGSLGKGKGVATVNGEVVCETELMFALGEKKE; translated from the coding sequence ATGTTAGACATCACACAAATCAAAGAAATCATTCCGCATCGTTATCCATTCCTGCTCATCGATAAAATCCTTGAAGTAGACGAAGGCAAGCGTGCAATCGGACTAAAAAACGTAACAGCAAACGAAGAATTCTTCAACGGCCATTTCCCAGAATACCCAGTCATGCCAGGCGTCTTAATCGTTGAAGCACTCGCCCAAGTCGGCGCTGTTGCCATGCTGATCAAAGAAGAAAACCGCGGCCGCCTAGCCTTCTTCGCAGGCATCGACAACTGCCGCTTCAAAAAGCAAGTAACACCAGGCGACCAGCTCCGCCTCGAAGTTGAAATCATCCGTCTGCGCGGATCACTCGGCAAAGGCAAAGGTGTCGCTACAGTAAACGGCGAAGTCGTATGTGAAACAGAATTGATGTTTGCGTTGGGTGAAAAGAAAGAATAG
- a CDS encoding DegT/DnrJ/EryC1/StrS aminotransferase family protein, with amino-acid sequence MIQNKVRNIPFSPPDITDAEIEEVIKAMRSGWITTGPRTKEFELRIAEYVGVNKAVCLNSATAAMELTLRILGIGPGDEVITSAYTYTASASIIDHVGAKIVLVDTAPDSFEMDYSKLAEAITEKTKAIIPVDIAGKMCDYEAIYEIVDNKKELFKANNELQWIFNRVIVMTDAAHAFGAERKGWKCGQAADFTCYSFHAVKNLTTAEGGAVVWRDDLGLDDEWLYKQFMLYSLHGQSKDALAKTKKGAWEYDIVYPAYKCNMTDIMAGFGLIQLKRYKALIKRRKEIIEMYDKALLPFGIQNLQHYGEDFASSGHLYLVRIPGMREAERNEVIVKMAEAGVACNVHYKPLPMFTAYKNLGFDIKDYPNAFDMYKNEITLPLHTLLSDEDVEYIIEILKKVINNVRNDSLVR; translated from the coding sequence ATGATTCAAAATAAAGTTAGAAATATACCTTTCTCTCCTCCTGACATTACAGATGCAGAGATTGAAGAAGTTATAAAAGCAATGAGATCTGGTTGGATAACAACTGGACCTAGAACAAAAGAGTTTGAATTGAGAATTGCTGAATACGTTGGTGTAAACAAAGCAGTATGCCTAAACTCAGCTACTGCCGCTATGGAGCTTACTCTTCGAATTTTAGGAATTGGTCCAGGTGATGAAGTAATAACTTCAGCATATACTTATACGGCATCTGCTTCTATTATTGATCACGTTGGGGCGAAGATTGTACTTGTTGATACCGCACCGGATTCTTTTGAAATGGATTATTCAAAACTTGCTGAAGCAATTACAGAGAAGACAAAAGCAATTATTCCTGTTGATATAGCAGGAAAGATGTGTGATTACGAGGCAATTTACGAAATAGTAGATAATAAAAAGGAACTGTTTAAGGCTAATAATGAGCTTCAATGGATATTTAATAGAGTAATTGTAATGACTGATGCTGCTCATGCTTTTGGAGCTGAGAGGAAAGGTTGGAAATGTGGACAAGCTGCAGATTTCACTTGCTACTCTTTCCATGCAGTAAAAAATCTGACAACTGCCGAAGGTGGTGCAGTCGTTTGGCGTGATGACCTTGGTTTAGATGATGAGTGGCTTTATAAGCAATTCATGCTATATAGTCTTCATGGTCAATCTAAAGATGCTCTGGCTAAAACGAAAAAGGGTGCATGGGAATATGACATTGTCTATCCCGCTTACAAGTGCAATATGACCGATATTATGGCTGGGTTCGGTTTGATACAGTTAAAAAGATATAAAGCTCTGATAAAAAGACGTAAAGAGATTATTGAGATGTATGATAAAGCACTTTTACCATTTGGAATTCAAAACTTGCAGCATTATGGCGAGGACTTTGCTTCTTCAGGTCATCTATATCTAGTGAGAATACCTGGTATGAGGGAAGCTGAGAGAAATGAAGTAATCGTAAAAATGGCTGAGGCGGGTGTTGCATGTAACGTCCACTATAAGCCATTGCCTATGTTTACGGCTTATAAGAATTTAGGATTTGATATTAAGGATTATCCTAATGCTTTTGATATGTATAAGAATGAGATAACATTGCCGCTTCATACGCTACTAAGTGATGAGGATGTGGAGTATATTATTGAGATTTTAAAAAAAGTTATAAATAATGTCCGTAACGATTCTCTAGTGAGGTGA
- a CDS encoding nuclease-related domain-containing protein gives MIKKELKRTLKLQKLEALLRRLPSNYPKRHRIEEEYSKCIAGYRGEKSLLFHLDGIDSKEFIILHDVRLPQDEKYFFQMDTIILSPVFAVILEIKNMSGTLCFDQKYNQLLRTQNGREDAFPDPILQLQRQHGNLEKWFEKHKLPPVPIISYIVISNPSTVIKSIPMHSDTIQKKVIHAAKLPGEINKLNKRYKNTVMTNKDLNRISRLLVRQHAPYDPDVLQTFQVLPSDLLIGVHCTNCGCLPMRRVSGSWFCMKCHFSSKDAHIESLMDYAMLIETSITTKETLKFLMLASNSSASRILKSLNLPYTGTYKNRRYQLPK, from the coding sequence TTGATTAAGAAAGAGCTGAAAAGGACTCTCAAACTGCAAAAATTAGAAGCTTTGCTAAGAAGGCTGCCTTCAAATTATCCAAAGAGGCACAGGATTGAAGAGGAATACTCAAAATGTATAGCTGGATATAGAGGTGAAAAATCTTTATTATTTCATTTGGACGGGATTGATAGTAAAGAATTCATCATTCTTCACGATGTAAGACTTCCTCAAGACGAAAAGTATTTTTTTCAAATGGATACTATTATTTTATCTCCTGTATTCGCTGTCATTCTTGAGATAAAAAATATGAGCGGAACCTTATGTTTTGATCAGAAATACAATCAGTTACTCCGAACACAAAATGGCCGTGAAGATGCTTTTCCAGATCCGATTCTTCAATTGCAGCGCCAGCATGGAAACCTCGAAAAGTGGTTCGAAAAACATAAACTTCCTCCTGTTCCCATCATTTCTTACATCGTTATTAGCAACCCCTCAACCGTTATTAAATCAATTCCTATGCACTCAGATACCATTCAAAAGAAAGTCATTCACGCAGCTAAATTACCTGGTGAGATAAACAAGTTAAACAAAAGATATAAGAATACAGTAATGACAAATAAGGATCTTAACAGAATTTCAAGACTCCTAGTTAGACAGCATGCTCCATATGATCCAGATGTCCTGCAAACTTTTCAGGTTCTCCCTTCAGACCTTCTAATAGGTGTACATTGCACAAATTGTGGTTGTCTTCCAATGAGAAGAGTAAGCGGTAGCTGGTTTTGCATGAAATGTCATTTTTCTAGCAAAGATGCCCACATTGAGTCTCTCATGGATTATGCCATGTTAATTGAAACCTCAATTACAACCAAAGAGACCCTTAAATTTCTAATGCTTGCATCAAACTCATCTGCTTCCAGGATCTTGAAATCATTAAACCTCCCCTACACAGGTACCTACAAAAACCGCAGATACCAGCTCCCCAAATAA
- a CDS encoding SWIM zinc finger family protein, producing the protein MLQHELDKELILHAGEELQDQLSPELEDDRNLVKKGLMLYRQGSVYNVKIDGHTMSANVQDVTPVRVVLELDFFTMSSCSCSAAFPCRHVVASFLYLYASVERVGTYIDAWNAKTQQAILAQLKPASQMIPSVSWKDDSLSSWLSFFEFEYKRWAQNRPRNIQQIQSLYNHYYPVLKKKAPKNADLRRFYTIHANLTTLFYMLRLLNETKPNDHLLHHVYHSYFEECIESITFELREMRKFALPFSLDSLFEESMEVFHQLLDVSSYLQFERISLYRALWIGLLNRKKWIEREVDWLNEQLSERDVPEYRLALIHMDFLQGDDDALFEKMKVFNDGAFPILYDWVGDLVSRKNWKRASKWFTYLLGKSDAFLNSDIPYEEKRRSIRFFLDILSEYSTQTKDERLYENACRNLLPFSYAEYHHFLVNRKQFRTWAELHLLLGFELYEIDRDLLKMIEKESPESLLTIYHHAIRQEIALRTRTNYKLAVRYLKKARTLYKKIKNETQFEIYLEKLSHEHRRLRAFQEELKRGKLIHAE; encoded by the coding sequence ATGCTTCAGCATGAACTGGATAAAGAGTTGATTCTGCATGCGGGTGAAGAGCTGCAGGATCAGCTTTCGCCTGAGTTAGAAGACGATCGCAATCTTGTGAAAAAAGGGCTAATGCTGTATCGGCAGGGCAGCGTGTACAACGTGAAAATAGATGGACACACAATGAGTGCCAATGTGCAGGATGTGACGCCTGTTCGGGTTGTGCTTGAGCTTGATTTTTTTACAATGAGCTCATGTTCCTGTTCTGCAGCTTTTCCCTGCCGTCATGTTGTGGCATCCTTTCTCTATTTATATGCAAGCGTCGAACGAGTCGGTACATATATAGACGCTTGGAATGCCAAGACGCAGCAGGCGATTCTTGCCCAGCTGAAGCCGGCCAGCCAGATGATACCATCTGTGAGCTGGAAGGATGATTCTCTTTCAAGCTGGCTATCGTTTTTTGAGTTTGAATACAAGAGATGGGCTCAGAATCGGCCGCGCAACATTCAGCAAATACAGAGCTTGTACAACCATTACTATCCCGTGCTGAAGAAGAAGGCTCCGAAAAATGCGGACCTCAGACGGTTTTATACTATACATGCAAACCTTACGACATTGTTCTACATGCTTCGTCTACTTAATGAGACGAAACCAAATGATCATTTGTTACATCATGTTTATCATTCTTATTTTGAAGAGTGTATTGAGTCCATTACATTCGAACTTCGGGAGATGCGGAAATTCGCGTTGCCTTTCTCTCTGGATTCACTTTTTGAAGAGAGCATGGAGGTTTTTCATCAGCTGCTTGATGTCAGCAGTTATCTGCAGTTTGAACGGATCAGTCTTTACCGTGCTCTTTGGATCGGTCTGCTTAATCGGAAGAAGTGGATTGAGCGAGAGGTTGACTGGCTGAATGAGCAATTAAGTGAACGTGATGTCCCTGAATATCGTCTTGCCTTAATTCATATGGATTTTCTTCAGGGCGATGATGATGCTTTATTTGAGAAGATGAAGGTCTTTAATGACGGAGCTTTTCCGATTTTATATGACTGGGTTGGCGATCTTGTTTCCCGGAAAAATTGGAAGCGAGCTTCGAAGTGGTTTACGTATTTGCTTGGGAAATCGGATGCTTTTTTAAACAGCGACATTCCATATGAAGAGAAGCGCCGTTCGATTCGCTTTTTCCTGGATATACTGTCAGAGTACTCGACTCAGACCAAGGATGAACGGCTGTATGAGAATGCCTGCCGCAATCTGCTTCCATTCAGTTACGCAGAGTATCATCATTTTCTCGTGAACCGGAAGCAATTCAGAACATGGGCAGAGCTGCATTTGCTGCTTGGGTTTGAATTGTATGAGATTGACCGTGATTTGTTAAAGATGATAGAGAAAGAAAGTCCTGAATCGCTGCTGACGATATATCACCATGCGATACGCCAGGAGATCGCTCTCAGGACGCGAACGAATTATAAGCTTGCGGTGCGCTATTTAAAGAAAGCGCGCACGTTATATAAAAAGATAAAGAATGAAACGCAATTTGAAATCTATCTTGAAAAGCTTTCACATGAGCACCGGCGACTGCGTGCTTTTCAAGAGGAGCTGAAGAGAGGAAAGTTGATTCATGCTGAATGA
- a CDS encoding CpsD/CapB family tyrosine-protein kinase: protein MARKGNKLFKVNNRSLITVLKPKSPISEQYRTVRTNIQFSAVDQEVRSLLVTSTGPGEGKSTTAANLAVVFAQQGKKVLLIDADLRKPTMHYTFKTENFQGLTNVLLRQKSLEQAVNLTEVENLDLLSSGPIPPNPAELLSSKSMKQLLENAYGIYDIIIFDSPPVMAVTDAQILANETEGCLLVVSSGKTEREMALKAKEALEAAKSKLLGVVLNGKKASESSYYYYYGGK from the coding sequence ATGGCGCGTAAAGGAAACAAATTATTTAAGGTGAACAATCGCAGTTTAATAACAGTATTAAAACCAAAATCACCAATCTCTGAACAATATCGTACAGTAAGAACCAATATCCAGTTTTCTGCTGTTGATCAAGAAGTACGATCGTTGCTAGTTACATCAACTGGTCCAGGCGAAGGGAAATCAACCACCGCAGCCAATCTTGCGGTAGTATTCGCTCAGCAAGGAAAAAAAGTTCTCTTGATCGACGCAGACTTAAGAAAACCGACTATGCATTACACGTTCAAAACAGAGAATTTTCAAGGGTTAACCAATGTTTTACTAAGACAGAAGTCTTTAGAACAAGCTGTGAATCTCACAGAAGTCGAAAACCTGGACCTTCTATCAAGCGGTCCGATTCCGCCAAATCCTGCGGAATTGCTCTCTTCAAAATCAATGAAGCAGCTGCTTGAAAATGCATATGGAATCTATGACATAATCATTTTTGATTCTCCACCTGTAATGGCTGTCACAGACGCACAAATTCTAGCAAATGAAACAGAAGGATGTTTACTGGTTGTTTCTAGCGGGAAAACAGAAAGAGAAATGGCGTTAAAAGCAAAAGAAGCACTTGAAGCAGCTAAAAGCAAGCTATTAGGTGTCGTGCTTAACGGAAAGAAAGCAAGTGAGAGCTCATACTACTACTACTACGGCGGGAAATAA
- a CDS encoding nucleoside-diphosphate sugar epimerase/dehydratase — protein sequence MTYKKRIAMLVSIDSLIVLTAIYLGYFILHPYLSIFTMPILFFNSITLLISHHIFAHFYHLYKKAWQYASVGELVGIVKAVTLSIVAAAIVQSLVFGHIYVRVYFITWMLHVLLIGGSRFSWRMVRHRIIGKVLDKKRTLIIGAGAAGTMIARQLLNNSDNGLYPVAFADDDPKKLNLHIMGIPVEGKTESIKTIVEKYKIENIVIAIPSLNKKDLQVIFEECSKTNAKTQIIPKIEDLMTGKVSVNEFRDVKVEDLLGREPVELDIQSISKKISGNTVLVTGAGGSIGSEICRQVSKFKPRKLLLLGHGENSIYSIDIELRNMYQNEFEIIPVIADVQDRYRIFEVMELHKPDVVYHAAAHKHVPLMEYNPKEAVKNNVIGTKNVAEASDTFGVKTFVLVSSDKAVNPTNVMGSTKRIAEMVIQNLDKESQTNFVAVRFGNVLGSRGSVIPLFKKQIQAGGPVTVTHPDMTRYFMTIPEASRLVMQAGALARGGEIFVLDMGEPVKIVDLAKNLIQLSGYSIEEIGLEFSGIRPGEKMYEELLGENEVHGKAIFPKIFIGKSVDVDYSRVYNLIENYFSFDQEFLCRYVLDLANKKENLLMKNSN from the coding sequence ATGACATATAAGAAAAGAATAGCCATGCTTGTCAGTATAGATTCATTAATTGTACTTACTGCAATTTATCTAGGGTATTTCATCCTACATCCATACTTAAGCATCTTCACCATGCCAATCTTATTTTTCAATTCAATCACGCTATTAATTAGCCATCATATCTTTGCTCATTTCTATCACCTATATAAAAAGGCGTGGCAGTATGCAAGTGTGGGAGAGTTAGTAGGAATCGTTAAGGCAGTCACACTTTCAATTGTTGCAGCAGCAATTGTTCAATCACTAGTTTTTGGGCATATCTACGTACGGGTGTATTTCATAACTTGGATGCTGCATGTCCTTTTAATTGGAGGATCACGTTTCTCGTGGAGAATGGTAAGACATCGAATTATAGGAAAAGTTTTAGATAAGAAACGAACACTTATCATTGGAGCTGGTGCAGCTGGAACAATGATTGCACGCCAGTTATTGAACAACAGTGACAATGGTTTGTATCCTGTTGCATTTGCAGATGATGATCCAAAAAAATTAAATCTGCACATAATGGGGATTCCTGTAGAAGGCAAGACAGAGTCTATCAAAACAATCGTAGAGAAATATAAAATTGAAAATATTGTCATTGCAATCCCATCTCTTAACAAAAAAGATTTACAGGTTATTTTTGAAGAGTGCAGCAAAACGAATGCAAAAACACAAATCATCCCTAAAATAGAGGATTTAATGACTGGTAAAGTATCGGTTAACGAGTTTAGAGATGTTAAGGTTGAAGATTTGCTAGGCAGAGAACCGGTAGAATTAGATATCCAATCGATCTCTAAGAAAATATCAGGAAACACAGTTTTAGTTACCGGTGCTGGAGGATCAATAGGTTCTGAGATTTGCAGACAAGTAAGTAAATTCAAACCTAGGAAACTATTGCTTCTCGGTCATGGAGAAAATTCCATATATTCGATCGATATTGAACTTAGAAACATGTATCAGAATGAATTTGAAATCATTCCGGTAATTGCAGACGTACAAGATCGTTACAGAATTTTCGAAGTAATGGAATTGCACAAACCAGATGTTGTTTATCATGCAGCAGCTCATAAGCATGTGCCCTTAATGGAATACAATCCAAAAGAGGCTGTAAAAAACAATGTGATTGGTACAAAAAATGTTGCAGAAGCTTCTGATACATTCGGAGTTAAAACCTTTGTATTAGTTTCATCAGACAAAGCGGTAAACCCAACGAACGTTATGGGTTCTACTAAACGAATTGCTGAAATGGTGATACAGAATCTTGATAAAGAAAGTCAAACAAATTTCGTTGCTGTAAGATTCGGAAATGTTTTGGGTAGTCGCGGCAGCGTAATTCCGTTATTTAAAAAACAGATACAAGCTGGTGGACCGGTTACAGTTACTCATCCTGATATGACCAGGTATTTTATGACGATTCCTGAAGCTTCAAGACTTGTTATGCAAGCAGGAGCACTTGCACGTGGCGGTGAAATCTTCGTTCTTGATATGGGAGAACCTGTTAAGATTGTTGATTTGGCTAAAAATTTAATTCAGTTGTCAGGTTACTCTATAGAAGAAATCGGGTTGGAGTTTTCAGGTATTAGACCCGGAGAGAAAATGTATGAGGAACTTCTAGGAGAGAATGAAGTTCATGGAAAAGCTATTTTTCCGAAGATTTTCATTGGGAAGTCGGTAGATGTTGATTACAGCAGGGTTTATAACCTGATTGAGAATTATTTTAGTTTCGACCAGGAATTTTTATGTAGATATGTATTGGATTTAGCCAATAAAAAAGAAAATCTTTTAATGAAAAATTCTAATTAA